A region from the Fusarium musae strain F31 chromosome 1, whole genome shotgun sequence genome encodes:
- the LSM6 gene encoding U4/U6-U5 snRNP complex subunit lsm6 (EggNog:ENOG41): MENGAISQGEGKDPSSFLSDIIGNPVTVKLNSGVVYKGESSPLAERLTCDDTASRMELTLAGELQSVDGYMNIALEKTAEYVNGQKRREYGDAFVRGNNGECRSVMGRNLANRL; this comes from the coding sequence ATGGAGAACGGCGCTATCTCCCAGGGTGAGGGGAAAGACCCTTCAAGCTTCCTCAGTGACATTATCGGCAATCCTGTTACTGTCAAGCTCAACTCTGGCGTTGTTTACAAGGGTGAGTCTTCACCTCTTGCTGAGCGCCTCACATGCGACGATACAGCGAGTAGGATGGAGCTAACACTTGCAGGCGAACTTCAATCTGTGGATGGCTACATGAACATTGCCCTGGAAAAGACAGCCGAGTATGTCAATGGACAGAAGCGTAGGGAATACGGCGACGCCTTTGTGAGAGGAAACAATGGTGAGTGTCGCTCTGTTATGGGCAGAAATCTTGCTAATCGACTCTGA
- a CDS encoding hypothetical protein (EggNog:ENOG41): protein MPDPTKRYPSPSTTASGPHSPDKTCDLPSEDEIIAKPLDDSTSGPPPAKKRRISPPKERTTEYLDLMKPEDELTAEDRGQLKRLIDTLRKKKKIVVVAGAGISVSAGIPDFRSSTGLFATVKTQHNLKGSGKHLFDASVYKHDSTTQSFHAMVREMATMTKAAKPTPFHELLASLAQEGRLLRLYSQNIDCLDTQLKPLATEVPLNPKGPWPVTIQLHGGLQKMVCTKCNNIQEFNGEVFDGPEAPLCPTCKDLDEVRTAHAGKRSHGIGRLRPRFVLYNEYNPDEDAIGNVSSADLKARPDAVLVVGTTLKVPGTRRLVREMCQVTRGRKNGTAIWINVDDEPKGVDLKNCWDIVVRSKCDDVARSAALPPWNITLGQDYEVSEEDFSKSQEDRKHLNFFVEIPVNSVSLHSEEQGTAKSKQVKQVQGIPTPHASPKISAIKTPAKTMQTTISFEGKVTTDQPAQLSKQRGTSKQNGRKKKAPGGHKEAQLKSFKATKNIISQEKADGSAPIPQTKRVVNGRGKNRHPLPSQRPTTTPHKEMLTDTKDLDEKVRQRGTSYPSTPTTKMKGTISPRSYPNNTRHLID from the coding sequence ATGCCCGATCCCACGAAGCGCtatccatctccatcaacgACTGCATCGGGCCCGCACTCTCCAGACAAGACGTGTGACCTTCCATCCGAAGATGAAATTATCGCCAAACCACTCGATGATTCCACCTCAGGTCCACCACCAGCCAAAAAGCGTCGTATATCTCCCCCGAAAGAACGTACTACCGAGTACCTAGATTTGATGAAGCCCGAAGATGAACTCACTGCCGAGGATCGTGGCCAGTTGAAAAGGCTCATTGACACATTgcgcaagaaaaagaagatcgttgtcgttgctggtgctggaatTTCAGTTTCAGCAGGAATTCCCGACTTCCGCTCATCCACTGGCTTATTTGCGACCGTTAAAACTCAGCATAACCTCAAGGGCTCTGGTAAACATCTGTTCGACGCTTCGGTTTATAAACACGATTCCACAACTCAGTCTTTCCATGCAATGGTCAGAGAAATGGCCACAATGACGAAAGCTGCAAAACCCACACCTTTTCACGAACTATTAGCATCACTGGCTCAAGAAGGCCGCTTATTACGCCTCTATTCGCAAAACATCGACTGCCTTGACACCCAACTAAAGCCTCTGGCCACCGAGGTTCCTCTCAATCCCAAAGGCCCCTGGCCTGTTACAATCCAGTTGCACGGTGGTCTCCAGAAAATGGTCTGCACCAAATGCAACAATATCCAGGAATTCAACGGCGAGGTTTTTGACGGCCCAGAGGCTCCACTTTGTCCAACATGTAAAGATCTTGACGAAGTTCGGACCGCACATGCTGGGAAGCGAAGCCATGGCATCGGCAGACTACGACCACGATTTGTGCTTTACAATGAGTACAACCCAGACGAGGATGCCATCGGGAATGTTTCGAGCGCTGATCTTAAGGCCCGCCCTGATGCCGTGTTGGTGGTTGGAACGACACTCAAGGTTCCTGGAACTCGCAGACTAGTGAGGGAGATGTGCCAAGTCACACGAGGACGAAAGAACGGTACTGCTATTTGGATTAATGTAGACGATGAACCCAAAGGCGTCGATCTGAAAAATTGCTGGGACATCGTAGTACGATCAAAGTGCGATGATGTGGCTCGATCTGCAGCACTTCCTCCCTGGAATATTACCCTTGGGCAGGATTATGAGGTGTCTGAGGAAGACTTCTCCAAGAGCCAAGAGGATCGCAAACACCTTAACTTCTTTGTTGAAATTCCGGTCAACTCTGTCTCACTTCATTCTGAAGAGCAAGGCACAGCCAAATCGAAGCAGGTCAAGCAGGTGCAAGGCATACCAACGCCCCATGCAAGCCCCAAGATATCAGCGATCAAAACCCCGGCGAAGACGATGCAGACCACGATATCTTTCGAGGGCAAGGTTACCACAGACCAGCCTGCACAACTCTCGAAACAACGCGGGACCTCTAAACAAAACGGGCGCAAGAAAAAGGCCCCAGGTGGACACAAGGAGGCGCAACTTAAAAGTTTCAAGGCAACTAAAAATATCATCAGCCAAGAGAAGGCCGACGGATCTGCGCCAATCCCTCAGACGAAGCGGGTTGTAAATGGCAGAGGGAAAAATCGCCATCCTTTGCCCTCTCAACGTCCCACGACTACGCCGCATAAAGAGATGTTGACTGACACCAAGGATCTGGATGAGAAGGTTCGTCAACGGGGAACTAGTTATCCTTCAACCCCGACCACAAAAATGAAGGGTACCATTTCTCCACGATCGTACCCTAACAACACCCGACATCTGATCGATTAA
- a CDS encoding hypothetical protein (MEROPS:MER0015472), whose translation MDFKLNNNNSYETRRTIFFDKTIRNYEDLPRDYRDQVGLQFGSKDLSDSEVVKVFGRGINPKRANQLLRILHGRRVAGTLDDPAFSVHTSSYTKGQIAKGLEYLRKSVKVDEVLNAGLRAEDELAQLEVEKEAAKKPKQASKKNKDEAETATAEPSTPVYKPDPVYGHSKLDELRAQNVAKRKAKEALEAEARKAAEAKGEVNSGTLANLDHKSERQIANPKIAEYYKKAQSDLEAPVELKPWERVLPSATLVALVIGFLAAVSTVYEEPAPRYRVFPDISTAHATLGAIVAVNVLVWAAWKAPPLWRLLNRYMIIAVGAVKPVSMFTAPFSHQYFSHLLINMVPLFFVGSALHEDIGRANLLTLYVGCGAVGFVGSVATYAMRGMLGVTTLGASAATLGVYAAYFWEHRLDGYRFFGLPQDGVPGIIFLALICVPQLAAFGKTAKLQIDIASHLCGILSGILGMELINRTRSEREKKTIDVAGTPVRAARLPRPDESIEGSN comes from the exons ATGGATTTCAAGCT GAACAACAATAACTCGTACGAGACCCGACGAACGATATTCTTCGATAAGACCATCCGAAACTATGAGGACTTGCCGAGAGACTACCGAGACCAGGTCGGCCTTCAGTTCGGAAGCAAGGACCTAAGCGATTCAGAGGTTGTGAAAGTGTTCGGAAGGGGCATCAATCCGAAAAGAGCGAACCAACTGCTGCGAATCCTCCACGGACGTCGGGTCGCTGGGACTCTCGACGATCCAGCCTTTTCGGTCCATACATCTTCATACACCAAGGGTCAGATTGCCAAGGGCCTCGAGTACCTACGAAAATCAGTAAAGGTTGATGAAGTGCTGAACGCGGGCCTCCGAgctgaggatgagcttgCACAACTTGAAGTGGAGAAGgaagcagccaagaagccGAAGCAAgcttccaagaagaacaaggacgaGGCCGAAACTGCAACCGCCGAGCCATCCACTCCAGTTTATAAGCCAGACCCCGTCTATGGCCACAGCAAACTTGACGAACTCCGGGCTCAGAATGTCGCAAAGCGGAAGGCGAAGGAAGCCCTTGAGGCAGAAGCACGGAAGGCAGCGGAGGCGAAAGGGGAGGTAAACTCTGGCACTCTGGCTAATCTCGACCACAAATCGGAGAGACAGATCGCTAACCCCAAGATTGCTGAATACTATAAGAAGGCACAGTCTGATCTAGAAGCTCCTGTAGAACTCAAGCCCTGGGAGCGGGTTCTACCCTCCGCTACTCTCGTTGCTCTCGTCATTGGCTTCCTAGCTGCTGTAAGCACCGTTTATGAAGAGCCTGCTCCCCGGTACCGTGTCTTTCCCGATATCTCTACTGCGCATGCGACACTGGGAGCCATTGTTGCTGTCAACGTGCTTGTCTGGGCAGCATGGAAGGCCCCTCCTCTGTGGAGGTTACTTAACCGCTACATGATCATCGCTGTCGGTGCTGTTAAGCCAGTTTCTATGTTCACTGCACCCTTCTCTCACCAGTATTTTAGCCACCTGCTCATAAACATGGTTCCCCTCTTTTTCGTTGGATCCGCACTACATGAGGATATTGGCCGAGCCAATTTGCTAACCCTCTATGTGGGCTGCGGTGCGGTCGGCTTTGTGGGCAGTGTGGCTACATATGCTATGCGAGGCATGCTAGGCGTTACAACTTTGGGCGCCTCGGCAGCGACGCTGGGTGTTTACGCCGCATACTTCTGGGAGCATCGTCTTGATGGCTACAGATTCTTTGGGCTACCCCAAGACGGTGTGCCCGGCATCATTTTCCTGGCGCTCATATGCGTTCCTCAACTTGCTGCCTTTGGTAAGACGGCCAAGTTGCAGATTGACATCGCATCGCATTTGTGCGGAATTTTGAGCGGTATTCTCGGCATGGAGCTGATCAACCGAACAAGAAGTGAGCGGGAGAAAAAGACGATCGATGTGGCTGGTACTCCCGTCCGAGCGGCACGATTGCCTCGACCTGATGAGTCAATTGAGGGATCTAACTAG
- a CDS encoding hypothetical protein (EggNog:ENOG41), whose translation MGLVKLWWSNRAIRRLEIIDEEKRVRMSLMSRCGIENMRAPEIPFGVRAILSGVEVEGIWISRPNSPGPCQLTPVATQVGRRIRISKGKGKMIDIGSSECLSGALNSETTPSYPASTKTSQQDGIVSTEGIQSQQEHSDSASSMTKLQLDSIARPNSQINCNHTGSRSSSSCNDDFITPEQTPPGSTYRAAKCPTTREKAVDGKRGNAKRAPQSPQIREKAINIGIVEQLAKHHEFLQVSNFSDCH comes from the exons ATGGGACTTGTGAAACTATGGTGGTCTAACCGAGCCATACGCCGTCTTGAGATCattgacgaggagaagcgCGTACGAATGTCCCTCATGTCACGTTGCGGTATCGAAAACATGCGAGCTCCCGAGATCCCTTTTGGTGTTCGTGCTATTCTGAGCGGCGTCGAGGTGGAGGGCATCTGGATCTCAAGGCCAAATTCGCCTGGGCCATGCCAACTCACACCAGTAGCAACTCAGGTTGGTCGGCGCATTAGAATATCCAAAGGAAAGGGGAAAATGATAGACATAGGGTCATCTGAATGTCTATCAGGCGCACTCAACTCGGAAACGACGCCAAGCTACCCAGCATCTACAAAGACATCTCAGCAGGATGGCATTGTCTCAACAGAGGGCATCCAGAGCCAGCAAGAACATTCCGACTCAGCTAGTTCAATGACAAAGCTTCAACTTGACTCAATTGCCCGACCAAATTCACAGATAAACTGCAACCATACGGGTTCTAGATCATCTAGCAGTTGCAACGATGACTTCATTACGCCAGAACAAACACCGCCGGGATCTACC TATAGAGCAGCTAAATGCCCTACCACACGTGAGAAAGCCGTCGACGGGAAGCGTGGCAATGCCAAGCGGGCACCCCAAAGTCCTCAGATCAGAGAGAAGGCGATTAATATCGGAATCGTCGAGCAGTTAGCAAAGCATCACGAATTCTTGCAAGTGTCCAATTTCTCTGATTGTCATTGA